The following proteins are encoded in a genomic region of Candidatus Methylacidiphilales bacterium:
- a CDS encoding glycoside hydrolase family 16 protein — TGSRCAGPVGMKNDSGAELISVEKLGAAIKSDKRLTWGGGGWVGMKFTTPADGLTVSELGLYNIPGSSEEHEIRIFDADTGDDVAKAIVKLKGQPKPTGWVYEPIIGGKKTLVGGHAYYLMTSTLGWSYTKNGYASDPWYDGNTTVKAAGGITVNESEWGNWHAGSLFSIDPTGAGFTQQYGYWEARVKMPAGGVGLWPSFCLYTASSKSGLSEEVDIFEEYGGAYDADKDGGFGMRNGNWGKGPKAGHANVWPPVSKPWLNWHIYGFLATPTKCAFYVDGDKKGEFDTPTEYLNSPMYITLEYNNGGGWPITGLIANSHLDVDWVRVWVLPDK; from the coding sequence ACCGGCAGCCGTTGCGCCGGGCCTGTGGGTATGAAAAACGATTCCGGCGCTGAGCTCATCTCGGTCGAGAAACTCGGCGCAGCCATCAAAAGCGACAAACGCCTCACCTGGGGTGGGGGCGGCTGGGTCGGGATGAAGTTCACCACCCCGGCAGACGGGCTGACCGTCAGCGAACTGGGTCTGTACAACATTCCCGGCAGCAGCGAGGAGCATGAGATTCGTATTTTCGACGCCGACACGGGCGATGATGTAGCCAAGGCGATTGTCAAACTGAAAGGCCAGCCGAAGCCGACGGGTTGGGTGTACGAGCCCATCATCGGCGGCAAGAAGACCCTCGTCGGCGGCCATGCCTATTACCTGATGACCTCCACGCTGGGCTGGAGCTACACTAAGAATGGTTACGCATCCGATCCCTGGTACGACGGCAACACCACGGTCAAGGCGGCGGGCGGGATCACGGTCAACGAGAGCGAATGGGGCAACTGGCACGCCGGATCGTTGTTCTCGATTGATCCAACCGGGGCCGGATTCACCCAGCAATACGGCTATTGGGAGGCCCGGGTCAAAATGCCCGCAGGCGGCGTGGGATTATGGCCGTCGTTCTGCCTGTACACTGCTAGCAGCAAGTCAGGCCTCAGTGAAGAGGTGGACATTTTTGAAGAATACGGCGGCGCGTACGACGCAGACAAAGACGGCGGCTTCGGGATGCGAAACGGCAACTGGGGTAAAGGCCCCAAGGCGGGGCACGCCAATGTCTGGCCTCCCGTTTCCAAGCCCTGGCTCAACTGGCACATCTACGGCTTCCTCGCCACCCCGACGAAGTGCGCCTTCTACGTGGATGGCGACAAGAAAGGGGAGTTTGACACGCCGACCGAATACCTCAACTCGCCCATGTACATAACATTGGAATACAACAACGGCGGGGGCTGGCCGATAACCGGACTCATCGCCAACTCGCACCTGGACGTGGACTGGGTCCGCGTCTGGGTGTTGCCCGACAAATAA